The following are encoded in a window of Brevibacillus sp. DP1.3A genomic DNA:
- the mqnE gene encoding aminofutalosine synthase MqnE — protein sequence MALETIAIQDKSLAGIAEKVMHGERLTLEDGVTLFNSNDLLTIGQLANVVNYRKNQDNVYFLQNLYINPTNVCEAHCRFCGFRRDEGDEGAYTMSMEELLHYVETRFHPGIREFHIVGGHNQHKPFEYYLDTLRTLRKAYPDVTIKSYTGAEIEFFSRISGLSIREVLQELMKAGLQSLTGGGAEILTERYRMKMSPEKASTDMYLQVHRTAHELGLKTHTTMLYGSIETLEERVIHMLRLRELQDDTNGFMVFIPLAVQPIQATAGIKRRNSAIDDLKTMAISRLMLDNFQHVKAYFINIGTQLTQLSLQMGISDAHGTLIEERISHSAGALTQQALTVDELVWLIKGAGKRALERDTFYNVIKEH from the coding sequence ATGGCGCTTGAAACGATTGCCATACAAGACAAATCTCTCGCCGGAATCGCAGAAAAAGTCATGCATGGCGAAAGACTTACCTTGGAAGACGGTGTCACCCTTTTTAATTCCAACGATCTTTTGACGATTGGACAATTGGCTAACGTTGTTAACTATCGCAAGAATCAGGATAACGTTTACTTTTTGCAAAATCTGTACATCAACCCAACGAACGTATGTGAAGCTCATTGCAGATTCTGTGGCTTCCGCCGCGATGAAGGGGATGAAGGTGCCTACACAATGAGCATGGAAGAGTTGCTTCATTATGTAGAAACTCGCTTCCATCCGGGTATCCGTGAATTCCATATCGTTGGCGGACATAACCAGCACAAGCCATTTGAATACTACCTCGACACCCTTCGTACCTTGAGAAAAGCGTACCCGGATGTGACGATTAAATCGTATACAGGTGCGGAGATTGAGTTCTTCTCCCGCATTTCCGGCCTATCCATCCGCGAGGTATTGCAAGAGCTGATGAAAGCTGGTCTCCAAAGCCTCACTGGCGGTGGCGCTGAGATTTTGACTGAGCGCTATCGTATGAAAATGAGCCCGGAAAAAGCAAGTACAGACATGTACCTGCAAGTACACCGCACGGCTCATGAGTTGGGCTTGAAAACACATACCACCATGCTGTACGGCTCCATCGAGACATTGGAAGAGCGCGTGATTCACATGCTCCGCCTGCGCGAGCTGCAAGATGACACAAACGGCTTCATGGTGTTCATTCCATTGGCTGTTCAACCGATCCAAGCAACAGCTGGTATCAAACGCCGCAACTCTGCCATTGATGATTTGAAAACAATGGCGATCAGCCGTCTGATGCTCGATAACTTCCAGCATGTCAAAGCATACTTCATCAACATCGGTACCCAGCTCACACAACTTTCTCTGCAAATGGGAATTTCCGATGCTCATGGAACCTTGATCGAGGAGCGCATCAGCCACTCAGCCGGTGCACTTACCCAGCAAGCTCTGACTGTAGATGAGTTGGTTTGGTTGATCAAAGGCGCAGGAAAACGCGCGCTGGAACGCGATACCTTCTACAACGTGATCAAAGAACATTAA
- a CDS encoding DUF1450 domain-containing protein — MKPLVEFCASNVSSYTQSVVDALENDPDLDVDVLEYGCLGYCGECYMEPFALVNGTLVQAPTADELLVKIKNKLREEEELLNADFPL, encoded by the coding sequence ATGAAACCACTAGTAGAATTTTGCGCGAGCAATGTTTCCTCCTATACGCAATCCGTCGTGGATGCATTGGAAAATGATCCTGATCTGGATGTGGACGTACTCGAGTACGGCTGTCTGGGGTATTGCGGTGAATGCTACATGGAGCCATTCGCGCTCGTAAACGGCACATTGGTACAAGCTCCAACAGCCGATGAATTACTGGTAAAAATCAAGAATAAATTACGGGAGGAAGAAGAGCTGCTGAATGCAGACTTTCCTCTGTAA
- a CDS encoding aspartyl-phosphate phosphatase Spo0E family protein, translating to MRDVLLEKIELLRQRMVYMGLEFGLDHPDVLEYSIQIDQLHNELNQIDHSLSKAGNRKKAYRFYLMENNAHFA from the coding sequence ATGCGGGACGTTTTGCTCGAGAAAATCGAACTCCTTCGACAGCGTATGGTATATATGGGGTTAGAGTTTGGGTTAGATCATCCAGATGTCCTAGAATACAGTATACAAATTGATCAACTACACAACGAACTGAACCAGATCGATCATAGTCTGTCTAAGGCAGGGAACCGGAAGAAAGCTTATAGATTTTATCTAATGGAAAATAATGCACATTTTGCATAG
- the erpA gene encoding iron-sulfur cluster insertion protein ErpA, whose protein sequence is MITLTERASLKVKEMLAAEGKPDVFLRVGVRTGGCSGFTYGMGWDEEIKEGDETFEQNGVKIIVDKDSYPYIKGTEIDFKESMMGGGFSIENPNAVASCGCGSSFKTALAEGKAEKCDD, encoded by the coding sequence ATGATTACATTGACAGAGCGCGCCAGTCTGAAAGTAAAAGAAATGCTGGCAGCAGAAGGCAAGCCCGATGTGTTTTTGCGGGTAGGTGTCAGAACAGGTGGTTGCAGCGGCTTTACCTACGGGATGGGCTGGGACGAAGAGATAAAAGAAGGCGACGAGACCTTCGAGCAAAACGGTGTGAAAATTATTGTCGATAAGGACAGCTACCCATACATTAAAGGTACAGAGATCGATTTCAAGGAATCGATGATGGGCGGAGGCTTCTCTATCGAGAACCCGAATGCAGTCGCTTCTTGTGGGTGTGGCTCTTCGTTTAAGACGGCACTCGCTGAAGGCAAAGCGGAGAAATGTGACGACTAA